The window gaaagtcagaaacagcagagaagaaGTATTATCTGCCCTCAGTGTCTACTTCTGATTGCTTTTCTATTTCGGGAAGGGTCCTTTTATGGAAAAGTACTGATGCACAGGAACCTTCTACAGCCACCATGTTTACTTTCAGCCTTCCCTGAACTGGGAAAGCTCTGCAGCCGCAGGGTGTGAAAAGGGGGAGTGGCTGATAAGCCTCTGGCCCTGATTTCCAAAATACTGACTCAGAGCGGACCAGCTCCCTCTGAGGCTGTCACTGCCACCACACCACTGCCGGGAAAGATGCGGCCAGCGTGACTTTGCAAGTTGGCAGATCAGCAGGTAAGCAGGGTTAGCAAGTCCATGGCCGGAAGTAGGCTGGCTCAGGGCAAGGGGTAGCATGGCACTGTGCCCCCTCCGACAGCCATCACGCCTCCTTCTTCTCTGCCGGGAGCCACGCTGGCTGGGGCGCAGCTGTGTGCAGCAGCATGAGGCCACAGAGCGTCACGGTGAGGCCGACCCACCACAGAGGCGTCCACGTCTCCCCGAAGAGAAGCTTGCCCAGCATGGCCTGAAGGGAAAGACAGAGACACAGCTTTGTTGGTCTGAGCCATCCCAAAGCTTCCTGTGCTGCCAGAGCTGAAGGGACTTCTGCTGGGAGAGCCAGCCCAGGAAAAAACCTGCTTGAGGAAAGTCCTGCTGGGACCACCAagagaaacagctgctgcagGTGATGCTGGAGATGACCTACTCTACAATCCAGCCTGGAAGCACAGCCATATTGTGGTCCCAGAACAGGATTTTGGCAGATGTGCGTGTGCTTTCCTGCCTTCCCAGCACCTCTCGTGAGCCAAATGTCCAGTTGACTGGGTGCCTCCAGTCAATAAAAAAATGGGCACCACTGACTTGAGTTTTGGACACCACTACGAGCTGGCTGTGAGTTGTCAGAGCATAGAAACAAAGACTGACAGCTGCTGAGAGtggaaagtgagaagaaaaaacatgcagGTCAAAAATGCTCTTGCTGTCACTAGAGGTGCCGTGTCTTCACGCCCAGCTAGGGTGGCTTTGGCTTGTCACAGGTGAGGTGTtgcaaaagaaaagtaaaacaaagtaaaGCTCTCAGCTGCAGCTCTCGCTGGCAATTAGGAAAGCTCAGTAAACCTTACAGCTGCTGCAAGACACTACGTTGGGCACCAGCGTCCTTCCTCCTGCACCACCCAGATAAGTCCTACAGTCTCTGCTGTGAACAACTGTCAGAGCAGCTGAGGCCCAGTACAATCATTTCACAACTGCCTGTAACTCTCCCTCTGTGGCCAGCAATGCCAGTCGCACTGGGAGATGAGTGTCCAGTGTGACCGTTTCCACATCGCTGTGCTCCTCCAGGCTTTAGCGCCCAGGGAAGGGATCTACTCACCGAAGAGATGAAGTTGGAGGCTGTCGTTGTCACAGAGGCAgcggctgaggaggaggagagtcgCAGGGCTTTTGCAAAGACCGTCCACATCACGGCATTGCACGCAAACACCAAGCCAACACAGCCGATGCgaagcagcacaggcagctgtaGGACGAAAGAGAAAAACCTGTGTATTTTCACTGACCCCTCATTCACGCTCACTATTTCATGAGCACTTTGGAGCAAAACCTAACAGTGTGGGCTGCTATTACATGAGGATGAATATATTAAattgcagaaggaaagagaagcaagGAAACAGCCCTGGATGAAGTGTGACCCTAGCATGTCCAGCTGTGAGTCCAGTCCTGGGAAGTGCCAGGACAGTGTACAGCAGCTGCCATGCCAGAAGCCAAACTCCAGAAAGCTCTCAAGATCTTGACGTGGGGCACACGCAATCCAGCAAAATGCCCTTCACCTGTTGCTAGATGTATGGAAAAGGGCAGAATTCAGCCCTGCCAGAGAGGAATGATGAAG of the Larus michahellis chromosome 2, bLarMic1.1, whole genome shotgun sequence genome contains:
- the TMEM42 gene encoding transmembrane protein 42 produces the protein MRAGGGVAAAAAGLLGAAAAAAAKLALGPGGQAAGGWLPVLLRIGCVGLVFACNAVMWTVFAKALRLSSSSAAASVTTTASNFISSAMLGKLLFGETWTPLWWVGLTVTLCGLMLLHTAAPQPAWLPAEKKEA